The following nucleotide sequence is from Primulina tabacum isolate GXHZ01 chromosome 2, ASM2559414v2, whole genome shotgun sequence.
CATACATCACTTATCAAATATATGTACGTATATGAtgcatatataaaataaattgacaCGCATGTTTGTTTACTCTCTTCTCTCTGTTTTTTgagcaggtctcttgtgagacgatctcatgaatctttatgtGTGAGACGAACcgacctaccgatattcacaataaaaagtaatactcttagcataaaaagtaatattttttcatgtataaaccaaataaaagatctgtctcacaaaatacgacccgtaaaacgttctcacacaagtttttgacatGTTCTTTTACTTTtcatataaatatttcatcgatttttttaatttttttttaaaaaaatacaatttccTCCGAATTATCGGATTAAGTCATTTTCTACATCAGATAAGGCATATCGATAATGCAGCGAGCAATGCATTTAAGACATGCAAATCTTTTATTGGACTTTTCTTAATATAAATACACGTATGCAtgtatttatagataattttACGTTTCACGTGTTAGCTTAGTAGTAGCATTTGaacaattataattttattattcataataaattttgtgagacggtcttataagtcaattttgtgagacttGTCTCTTATTTGAATAATCCACGAAAAAatgttattatttattattgtaaatatgaacaaCGCTGATTGGTCTAACAGATAAACATATCTGAGATAGCTTCACAATAGAcctattatttattattagacATTGACTTGATACAAGCTTTTAcctgaaaaaaataaagaaacaaaGTTTTAAGGTTTACAATGACAagcttcaaatttttttttttgacgatttaaattaaaatttgaactttGTAGTATGATAATAAGTGTGTTACGATGAATTACATGTTATTTACAACTTTCCTAATATtgttcaaaaatttattttttatatttaattaaataaacatagaaaaataaattaatttcaaactGAAAAAAAAACCTAGTTCCCGAAAAATTCAGGATCCAAAAACAAGTTAATAATAGATTTTATTGGGCATCAAATTAGTATTAACATAAGCCCAAAAAACAAAAGGATTTCCTCCAGTTTTTTTATATACAATGGGGTGAGAAAATTTCTTATCTAATATTACTAAGTTCACAGCTGAGGATATTATGCAAACCATCGATTAATAGGTGAATCCGTTAATTTTTTTTgctattttattatgttttaatttaattgttggATTTATCAGAGGGAATATGATTGTGGCGGACTATGTATGTTTTCGTTGTAATTTGATTTTCTCTCTTAAATCTCGTTTCACCTGAAATTCTATGTTTTCGACTTACAAGGCCTTCGATGGGACCGTACATTTAATCTTTGAGTAATGATTACATATCATTACAAGTAAACGAGTTAAATTAGAATTTCATTGCCTTTTTAAACATTTGGTGAGCTCAGTTGGCTTTCCATGGATGTTTTCTCAGTTTTTTTAACGTGcatgtttttttgttttctcaATCGATATTCAACTTACGATTCTTCAAAGTACACGCCAAAGCCCCCCAATGCGACTCTCCTTGACTCTACTACACGCTAGGTGCTGTGGGAAAGAGGTTTCGGGGTTCTGGTTCCATGGCGTTTTTTGTTCAAATCGAATAAaatattaagaacatgattatcATTGTTTTTTCTATGAATTATCctttaaaatttacaaacatCAGTTCAATGTtatcttaaaatattttatcttaatTTGGAGTTATTTACACGTGTGAAAAAGGAACAATGTCTCAAGTTTCGTTGGCATTCCACGTTAATCGGGTAGGACTGGTGCCTCATTATTTTGTTCTACTCACCACTTTTAAACCAAATACCTGAACTGCAGGGAAGATTGTGATCATGTTATCACATGCATTTCTTTCACTGAACCCTTTCTATGAGTCTCGATAAATAGTACCCGTCTGTTTGTGATGCCTCGTAGTTGCACGCCCAAAATTTCAAACAAGTATGCGTATAGGCGGTAATGGGAGATTGGAATGTAATACGAGATCGGAATTAAACACGGGAAGTAGAGAAGAGACAAAGATCCGATGAATTAGGCATAGGGGGCAAAACGAAAATTGGAAGCTCAGATAGTGAAATcgcattttttttatgtttgaaaattaaaaatatataaatttatgtaAAAAATGCATGAAATGCTAGTGATGGCAACGACGACGTCGATAATTGAATCTTGTGGTTGGTAGAGTTGGAAAATACTAGACACGGCGAAGACAAATGCGATGTGgtcaaaattaagaaaatagaCAAACTGGAAAAGCGcccctcccatgcatgcatagAGAGTTGATGGCAACTGGCACGAAGAAATACACGCATTTTGCTCGGTATAAGTAAAATTTAATCACAAAATGAGTTCTACGTGCACCGAAGAACTCTAAAGAATATTTCACATCAAAAACCCTCGACAAGAATCACAAAGGAGGTAAATCTGTAAACAGTTTCATTCTACAACTGATTGTTCTGCGTTTCCTTCCAGCGCAACTTCCACATAAAAGAAGCATCATACTTCGGTAAGATGTTCTCAAGGCTTCAAAGCCAGTGATAAACCAAATCTTGGAGTTCTATCCAAAGACTTGGTGTCAAATTCACTGGATACAGTCACCAATGATTTGCGAATGAACTCATGCTGCAAAACGGTACCCAATTTGCCATGATTGTTAAACTTCATTTTCAGAAGAGTCAGCCTGTCAATGGCGTAGGATCCTCCAAATGCAAATGTGTTCTCATTCGTTGAGAATTTTCTGGCAATCTCTCCCACAGCAGCACTCTTCTTCAACTGATCGATGTAGTGTACGTACGATGCCTTTATGGTGTCTCCTTTGTCACTCCTATCAAGAATTGAACAAGGGTCTAAATCTTTCTTAAAAGAATATGACAGCAAGTCAGCGAGAGAGTGTTTTTAATCTAATATATGTATTGGATGATATAATATAACAATGTTTGGACTTACAGAAGTATTGAAGCACAAGAATCGGGTTTATTCAGAGAGATGCCAGCTGTGTATTTTGTTAAATTACCAGAAGTGGTGTCATAACCAGCCTCAGCACCCAAAGCAACCATGGGGGTACCGAGGGTCAATGAAACATCAATTGGAGGGGTTTGATTCATACCAACAGCTGCAGTGAGGGATGCATGAGGGTGGAAGTACTGAATTTCCAGCTGCAGAAGCAAAATGTAAAAGTGGGTGAGATAAAGAAGGCCAGTGGGAGATTAAAATTGTTCAGAAAATATAAAGAATGTATACCTTGCCGGATTCATAATTGGGATATTTTAGGATGGCAATGGTCCTTGATGAGGGGACGATATCAGAAAAAGTCAGAGTTGCTGCGATCTGTGTGAAGAAGAGGGATTATATGAGTGACAATGGGATAAGCATGTTTCGATGAGATAAAGATTTAAGGATCCAACATTTGACTCCGTGTCGACTTTGACATCAGCAAAGATATTGTTATACTTGTATTGTGCTGCCACATCGCCAGAGGAGTAGCCTCCTTTATTCACAGTGGACGTGATCAAGGCCTATATATTCAGGAAATACTAGTAAAAAAAGTGCAGTACGAGGATTAAAAAAACAACATATGGAGACAGCAGTTGGCTGTTGAGGAAGGTAGGACATTGACAAACAAGCTGACAGATAACTCAAACCATTAAATATTGAGTAGCTAACAGGAATACCCAAAGCGAATGTTCGAGGTAAAGCAGTCTGAGGGACTAGCAGAGCATACCCTTGTACTTGAGACTGAATTATTTTTAACCATCTCAGACAGAAAGTAAAGAGACTTGTTACGGCTATACATTGACATCTAAGTTATTCCAACAGCTTGAGTGGTATCCCAACACAACAAGAGCCTTAACATACTTTCGTCATGATCTCTGCGCCAGAAACAACTCAAGGGTCCAAGGGTTCATTGTCAATTATATTGCCCAATAACTTCAACCAAAATCTTTTCTCATCTATACCTTCTAACATTTCCTCCAACTTCTGTAAGTACCCGcaatttcattttcttccttCTAATCTCAATTCTTTCATAGATTATACACTTTAAAAAATACCCAAATAAACCGGCAGACTGTTATAGATTGTCTATTGAAAACATCAGACACCAGATGTTATTGAGAAACTTGGCACATGCAATAAACAAAAGAATTCAAAAGCAAAAAGCCAAAAAcacatgcatatttttttgCAACGGATTCTTTTCTCTTTTCATAAAGTATCGAAGATACATCAATTTCCGAGAACTGATCATATATTCAAAACAAGGAACCATTTAAACTAGAATGTAAAGTAAATAGGCTTCTGCAGCAATAGACAACACATTTTCAATCATAGGTACATCTTAAGTAATAGATGATTGTTTTAACCTTTCAATCCAATTTATGCTaggtattaatgtcaaatataactaTTCGATACCAGTACTGGTAGAGCCGGGTTTCATTCGAAAGTACGAACTTATTTCATTTGCCTCTTGAAATAACACCggataaaaattcataacatgtCACCACTCTCCAAGCTGAGATAGAGCCTGTTGTTTCCATCTAGTCTACATCCATTACAGATTACCAAAATTTTATGAAGACACTTGCACTTACTAAACCAGAGATCCTAATCTCCGTTGAAGCCAATGCAAGAAAGAGATTGGAAAAGAACAATGCAGCTGACGAAAAAACATATTACAGAAATCAGAAGGAAAAATGTCAAAAGACAGAAGTACTGAAGCTCATTCAATCGACACCGATAAATGAACTACTCAAGCAACAACTGGAAAGCATTCATCAGCAGTCACGCGAAgaaacaaaacaacaataaaCTAAGTGCAGTAGTTGTTGAGTAATTTATTTAGACTACTAAATGCATATGTCAAAAGCCAATCGACAAGAATCAAGGAAACAAAATAATGGTATAGGATAGAGTACATATTCCAGAAACcacaaataaaaaagaaatcatAAAATTGTAAATTATTAAATCATGACACGATGTTTTCCgaaataatcaaataataacAGAAACcacacacaaatatatatcataatatccctgaataatcaaataataatagaaACCACACACACAAATTTATCATAATATCCATACAAACACCATCAATTAATGCTTTGGAAAACAAAAGGAGAGGAAAATCGCACCACTCCGGATTCAGTGCAGGTGGATACAGAGAATTTGTGATCGGAAAAGTAGTCCTTCGTCAGCAGATCTACAAATGAAAACGTAAATaagcaaataaaaaatatcttaaaaattaaacaGCAGatactaaattaaatttagatcGAACATTTACCTTTGGCTTTCTTTCCAATATCAGAGAAGATTCCCGGTCCCTTGTTCATTTTGAAGCTCGATATTTAGAGAAACAGAAACACAACTCAACACGAAATGAtagcaaaagaaaaaaaaaggattTGTGTTTTGGACCGTTGATTTAGAATACCGCGATCTGGTAGTCGTCAAGGTTGGGCCATGTTCAGGGATGACAGTTCTGGGGCCTGTCGTAAAAATCCGAGACGGACCAGTTTCGCGactaattattgatttatttattatgtatCCTTGATTATTTCATCAATTAACAGAATATTaactcactagtcactccaacTTACAAGTTTGGCACGCTGAAAattctacacacacacacatacacatatatatatgcatttagataaatttatgttatatttataaaatcctattaaattaataactacaaatatttaattttgtcgAACGAAATATATCAAACATAAAAACCAATCAAAGTGTGTAACATTTCTTGTACTAAActttttattattatgtttaaggaaataaaaatataatccgAAATTTGTTAAAGTAAATAGTTGAAGCAATATTGTGatacaatttatttaataattggtCGTTATCAAGAAAATAAAATGTCTAAAATCTTAAGTTGAGTTCACTTGGCATTTGGATAATGATTGACAATCCCAAATTCATCAAAATTTAAGGCTCAAGGATTTGtactaattttatatatatgcgTTCTTATTGGtaaggcaaaaaaaaaaaaaatctttatagTGCATGACACAAAATCAATAtatatcaatttaattaaactttGAATAGGCTCAACATATAtttctttaaataaattaagcaACGTGGTTTAGATTTGACCTCAAGCAGAAGCCTTTTATTTTagagtatgtcttttgtgagacgatcttacgaatatttatatgtgagacgtgtcaactcTACcggtattcacaataaaaagtaatactcttagcataaaaagtaatactttttcattaatgacctaaataagatatatgtctcataaaatacgacccgtgagaccgtctcacacaaatttttaccattattttaaatattttgtgaaGCATCCGatttgttaaataaattattatcaaAGTAATCGTTTATATCGAAAGATATATAATAACACCCCTTTAACACTCACTCTCCAATGTGAGTGGGCGTTATAACGTCCACTCACATGAGAGAGAGTGTGGGGCGTTCATATGTGTATGAACGCCCCTGTgtcagttttttttaaaaaaaaattcgaaacttagcgacggtttggtaaaaaccgtcgctatttgcgacggCTTTTCAAATCCGTCGCtgaacttaaataaaaaatgtttttgtttttaaaattaaaaaattgttttaacggGTAATTAACGGCTAGATAACgactaatttattaaaaaaataatatattcatctataaatattcaCACACTAcacaaattatttcaaacatcaaaacatattaTTCTTCACTCCAAAAATCTTCTCTCTTCTATTTTCATCATctcaaaatgttttttttcaaaaatttcttaaatcctACTTTGTTCCGAAATGGATGAAAATTACCGAGGATTTTTTAGAAATTTCGTGAGTTATCCAAAAAATCCGAAAGAAAATACTTCTTCCCAAAATTCGGAAATTCCACCAAAATATCCATATTTTCCACACCCACCAAATTATCCACATAATCCATATCCACCAAATTATCCTTACAATCCATATCCACCAAACTATCCATATAATCCATATCCACCAAACTATCCATCTAATCCACATGCAACCAGTATGCCATTTATTTCTCTGACGGAAAATGAACCGGTCACTCCGACTTTCGTCCCAGAAACTCAATTGTTCGACCGTGAATCCCCAATTGAAGTCGTAAATTTGGAGAATGTGGATTCAAGCGCTGAGGGTAGAAAAAAACGGTCAACCTGGAGAAAGGTTGAAGACGAGGTCTTAGCGAGATCGTTTGTCACTATCAGCGATGACCCAATCATCGGCAATGATCAAAAGGCGGAAGCTTTCTGGGGACGTGTTGCAAGCTACTACAATGATAATCGTCCCGCAGGTACACCCAATAGAAGTGCAAGTGTCGTACGATCGCACTGGCACAATACCATCCAAAAAAAAGTATATCGCTTCAATGCAAATTACAATAGTATTTATAGTGCATATCGTAGCGGCCACAGTGATGAGGATATACTACGACTTGCGTATGAAAAATATCGTGCGGAAAATAACGGCATCGCATTTAATCTTGAGCATGTGTGGAGGATCGTAAAAGACCGTCCAATGTTTACTCCACAGTCCGTTGATTACCATGTTAGCACGAAGAAGGCAAGGACCTCGGAGTCGGGAGCAAGCAACACCTCATCCAACCAAGATGCGAGTCTACATGTAGAcctaattgaagaagaaaatcgtcCAATGGGTCAGAAGGCAGCAAAAAGGAAGGGAAAAAGTAAAACGAGATTGGACATGGAGTGTATGACAACAAACTTGGACAATATGTTTGCAAAGTTTACTGAATATACAAGCATGAAAAAAGTTGAAGTTGAAATGAAACAAAAACAACTCGAAGTAGAGGAGATGAAAGCAAAAGCTGCTATGGCCAAAGTTCAACTAAAGGAATATGCAATCCTTTCGAAGGATACTTCGCAAATGACATATGAGCAACTTATCATCCACGAACGTCTATGTCAAGAGATTAGGGGGAGATGGAATATTTAATTTACAGTTATTGTAATTTTCGATTATTGTAATTTCCATTTGttataattttcattcattgtaattttcatttTCGTTAATGTAACTCTCCGATCAATTAGTATTTTACATATTTTCttaagtttaatttattttctaaaatttaatgcaagtgttatttattattatatgttgtactGTTTTATTTTAgctttataataaatttttaattttaattaaatgacactcataaaattaaattattttacgtactgaataaaaacaaattattattaatataaaataataataatttaaatttcttacaaaatttgaaattgaatttatttaatgtaaaataagaGTAAGATGAATGAGTGGACAGCGGGACCTACAAATAATGAGTGTGAATGTTAAAATAAATATGAGAGAATAGATGTGTTAATGTAATGTGTATGTGGCATGTGGACCCCACGATTTTTGATGAGGTGGTGGGTGTTATAACACCCACCAATGCGGGTGCCTAAGAGACcaccaaaattattattataatataatataatataatatgacATCATATATCAGACCAAGTGACGTTTTAACTCGTTTCCGCGTGTGCGTGGGAAGGGGGACCGAGAAAAAGTAACGCGCTAGACAatctttagtgaattaatttttcttttgtacGATACTTTTTATTACACGTTTATAGACACACAACATAATTTATAACAGCAGCATTAACCAACCTCGAAGTCAACATGAAAATTCTCATCTTCACTCGCACTTTTCGTTCAACCTTCCGAGAAAATAGGAGCTGTATTCCTGCAAATTTCGCTAATCTTTAACCACAGATTTCTACTTTCCCCTGCCAAGAAATCGGATCATCGTTTTACTCCAACAAATTTATCTCTAACATCGTTTTTTCTTTTGGCGGATTCTGAGTAGAAGTTTAGTGGGAAGTTTCTTTCAGGGAAGTACTTGGAAATTTCTTGGATGTACCCGTTTCTTTCCGAATCCAATTATCCAGAGCTTTGTCCCTTGACGAGGCCCCTGGCTATAAAATATTCGAAATGCAACGAGTAGTTATAAAAGATAGAAGATTGTAGTGTCCAAGAGAAATATAGTGCCAAATATTttggaataataataataataataataataaggtGTTAGAAGAGAGCTAGCTCGTTGAGGGGGGGATGGAGAGTTTATTGAGTGAGAAATGGGACGTGGAGCCGA
It contains:
- the LOC142536986 gene encoding mitochondrial outer membrane protein porin 2; translation: MNKGPGIFSDIGKKAKDLLTKDYFSDHKFSVSTCTESGVALITSTVNKGGYSSGDVAAQYKYNNIFADVKVDTESNIAATLTFSDIVPSSRTIAILKYPNYESGKLEIQYFHPHASLTAAVGMNQTPPIDVSLTLGTPMVALGAEAGYDTTSGNLTKYTAGISLNKPDSCASILLSDKGDTIKASYVHYIDQLKKSAAVGEIARKFSTNENTFAFGGSYAIDRLTLLKMKFNNHGKLGTVLQHEFIRKSLVTVSSEFDTKSLDRTPRFGLSLALKP
- the LOC142537873 gene encoding uncharacterized protein LOC142537873 — encoded protein: MDENYRGFFRNFVSYPKNPKENTSSQNSEIPPKYPYFPHPPNYPHNPYPPNYPYNPYPPNYPYNPYPPNYPSNPHATSMPFISLTENEPVTPTFVPETQLFDRESPIEVVNLENVDSSAEGRKKRSTWRKVEDEVLARSFVTISDDPIIGNDQKAEAFWGRVASYYNDNRPAGTPNRSASVVRSHWHNTIQKKVYRFNANYNSIYSAYRSGHSDEDILRLAYEKYRAENNGIAFNLEHVWRIVKDRPMFTPQSVDYHVSTKKARTSESGASNTSSNQDASLHVDLIEEENRPMGQKAAKRKGKSKTRLDMECMTTNLDNMFAKFTEYTSMKKVEVEMKQKQLEVEEMKAKAAMAKVQLKEYAILSKDTSQMTYEQLIIHERLCQEIRGRWNI